The sequence below is a genomic window from Oreochromis aureus strain Israel breed Guangdong linkage group 12, ZZ_aureus, whole genome shotgun sequence.
CCAGAGATTATGTAATACCAACAGAAAATTGTTTGTTATGTGAATTGATGCCTTAaactgaaatatgatgacaaGAACAGTCTATATGTTTCTGAAACACATACTATATGTGGAGAGTATTACATAACTTGcaagtttcagtttttgttttgtttttctgtttgaagcTTAATTTTCTGtaacctatttatttattttccagccagttctttttaacttatttattgtttttattatatatttatctcTTGAAAATGGCAGCTTCTTTGTATACAAGAGGCAGGTATCTACGGTTTATGTGAAGTGCAACCATGACCTCATCTCTGTAAAGTCTTTAACTACAACCTACATTAAATTCAGTATTATCagcttgttgttttgttttgttttaacttacgCTGAAAAAGAgttgtttgtattttgtaagTACAAAATTTAAACTTTAATCCAACTTCTTCTCCCTCTGATTTGCTTGTGAGATCAAACAACAGGGTTGAGTTAAAATTTTAGTCAGGACATGAAACTAGTCAAAACTGTTGGGCTGTGGTTAGTTGCATCTACGCAGTACTGCATGACTCATTTATAGAGTATTTCATAGAGTACATATGTCATCACAGAATTCTTGCTAAACTACTAACGTAAACTAaagaaagctcatttaaaaactaaaaataatcaTGCATTTCACACTTACACAAACTACAATTTCACTTATGTTATGTAGCTCATATAAGATAAATAGCagccagtttttaaaaaaatcatatacCCTTGCTATCTGCAACCTAGTTCGTCAgtgtccttttttaaaatttttgcaGAGAAACTAACCCATTTATGTCTCAatatcagtttttctttttttttttcagttttcaaatCTATAATCTAACTGTTCTAGAGTCTACAGAATACTAATCATCATTATCAGTAATTTCCTTTAGTGcaagaggtgaaaaaaaaataccgcAGGGTGGTGACCTGCCAGAAGAAACTGAATTGATTGGTTCAGTGGTTGACTTTCTTCATCAGAGGATATGGTTAAGTAAGCGATAGGGCAAAATTATATTTCACACGCCTACTGCCCTTGTCATAGTAAACTATGAGGAGAATTAGAATGGCAGAATATAGAGCAGGTACAGTATACCATGCAACAACGTGAAGTAGTTTGTATGAGAAAGCACACCAAATTTAAAATGTTGTGATTGTACACTTGGTTTACAGGTTTTCTGAAACTGGCTTGTATCTGGATGGCAATTCTGATGTACGGCTTGGATGCAACAAAGAAACATGCTGGAGGTGCATCGTGCAGTCCCAAACACCTGACAGCCCTGACCGAAAGCCTGGTCAATGAAAGCTTGAGATGCTTTGTAAGTAACGTTAAAACTATTCATTTTCTCACCAGTGCAACCCAGAGAAGTGGCTTTGTGAAGCTATTTGCAATCTGCCAGTGTGGTTGGATGACGCAATAGCTGTGGGGAGGTTGTCTGAAGTTTTCTATCACTTACACTTCGCAAAAACAGTGCAGCTCCCAAAGCTCTGCTGAGTAGTGGTGTGTCACAGCCTTCATTCCTAGAGTGTGTTACTCCAGATTAAAACACTTTTAGTGCCAGTACCATAGCAATTCGGTAGTCATTCTTTGAAGCAGTTTCAGTTAAATTGGACTTTGTTGCTATTAAGATGTCTGCTTTTTTAAAGAGAATTACATCTCGGGTTTAGATTGAACAAGTTTTATCTATGAAAGCGCATCAGCCAGAAAACTAACTAACTAAACTAACTGGGTATTTTTTCTGgtttttacaaaataaacaagaCATGTCCTTGTAGGGGATTGGAGGAACATTTTTATGAGGATAAAATCTAGTGTTAAGTTTCTTCTTTTGCTGTGGTATAGATTCATGCTGAGATGCCTTGCATGACCTTTCAAAGACAGTTTAAGAGATTAGCTGCATATTCATGTGATGAGCAACACACGTCTTCATCTCCTCACCTCACTCTTCTGTCTTCTTTTAGGATGAAGCCAATGGAAAACACCTTGGTATTTGGTCCCCTGGCTTCCCTGAGCTCCACGTCCAGAAGAGCTCTCCTCCTAATTGGACAAAAGTTCATTGCAGCTTCCTCTTCATGTATGAAGGCCTCAATGACATCTTGGAGGACCAGAAAAACAACGTGAATCCCCAAAATATTTCACTTCACAAGAAGCTCCAGGAAACCATTGAAAGGATTAAAATGCTTGCAAATTGTATAAACAACATCTTTAATAGTACATGTTCCTCAAAGCCATCACCACCTAAAATGCCTAAACATGTATTTGAGAGGAAACAGTGGAGTCATACCCTGCTAAAGGCAGCCAGGGATTACCTGGTATGGCTGGAGAAAAAgtttgtttcatatgttagagGAAGAAAAAATGGGAAAAGTAAAGTAACAAAGACCCAGCCTCATAAGTACCTGGAGGGGAGTGGATACCTGCTCTGATTATTAACAAGTTTAGCTGAGTTTGTGGTGAAAATGTGGTTATAGTTTGTGGCAGCTTTTCTTTAGACCCCCATCCTAGACTTTTAAATACTATTTTTTCATGCATTCAGTATGCTGTTAAGCATTAAGGATCTTTACAGTGTCTCTCTTTAATATATCTGATATTTCAGTACAAACATAACAATCGACATGGTTAAAATAGccaaagagggttttttttaaataaaatctctGAAGGGTGTACtttgacattttgggaaattgagctgtttttattatgttaaaTGAGAAAGTACATGCAAATGTCTAATCTACAGAACATATATTAAGTAAGCCACAACTGGGGAGGCAATTATCCAAGCTTAaacctgacagaaaaaaaaaaatatgtgaaaatgtgGAAATCGCTGCTTTTGTCTGCTATCACCCAAATCCACCAATCGGCACCTCTTCACAAATGTAAACCGGAGTACTGCTGCGCTAACAGCTGGATCTTTTATTGCTTTACCAatctttatctttttctaaCTGGCTGCTATTtgacgcttcacatttgatatcACAGGTGTGAATGATAACAACCATCTCAACAAATTctaataaagaaaatatctccGTTTACCAAAACGTCATGTTGCTACCATAAAAGTGTTATCAGAAATGTCTTTGTTCCAAACCTGATAGCTCAAAGCAATCAACATGTTCCCCTGTGGCAGTAATTAATCAACTTGCCAACCAGGAAAATGAGAAATGCCTCTAATACATTTCCTAATTATGACAGTTTGTTTTCCTCAGCCTTCACAGTGATTAATTGTTTTGCTCTGACCAACTATCCCTTGTGTGGGGGCTACATTGCCTGAGGTAGAAAGAAACAGATAGCAATAACTTACAGAGAGCCATTAGTTTGGACTCCAAATAACATAAAGAAACAATGAGGTTGTATTAAATGTTTGTATATTTTCAAATCTTAATCAAATTTTGATTTTTATACTGTAATTTATACTGAAATTCCTTGCATTATCTTTCTTTTCTGTGGACCATATATTTATTCACCATAactattgatttttttaaaataaaaacaaaacagctgttaTTTCAAATGATCTGTCTTGTTTGATTTTCTTCCCGGTGCTTTAGAGCCACAAGCTTAACAAAATTTGAATGCATGACATTATCTACCACTGTTATTTTAGTTAAATAAAACCTgctagagcagcggtccccaccCCTCGGCCTCTGACCGGAGAGTTAGAGTTgactcaggtgtgaaatgtatggttttcaggtttttatcggttttcagcgttattttgttatcgctTTTTATCGTtaacgtgtgttatgaataaatcttctttttttctacatctagttttattttgttgtatttatcaccttaaaggccggttgAAAATATTGTTGAGCacaaaaaaaaggttggggaccgctgtgctAGAGAGTTAAACTGCCATTTAAGCCACACTACTACAAAATCTACATGTCAccatttagagaaaaaaaacgcAGAAATAGAAACTCATTCAGTTTCACAGTCCCTTTTATTAAATAAGCATTTCATCTGCATGCACTATACACAGAGGTTAGGACACATTCTTtgccattttaaaatgttcagaacaaaacagaaaggTTCATTGGATTTTATGACATGACTTTATGACTTGTTTGAAGCAAATGTTGATGGATGAGCTGCCTGTTAAGTAGACCTGATGATCATCACGGATGAACGGATAAAGCGTATTATGCACTTATGAAgtgtaaataattaaaaaaaagaagaaaaaaaaaaagcatacagCGTTTTGTCCTTTTTGAGGTTGGTCTTGGATTCCTTCATCTCTTTGCCACAATACTGCAAAATTGTCCAAGCATTTCATATGCACCATCTCTTCAACAAATACCCTTACTTGTCAGTTGCTATTCCATTGCTCTTCGATTACTAAACATCAGAAACAAGTCAAATAGGCTCATACAGGCAGAAGTTCTGGAGGACTCTCACCATAGCAGTACTTTGCTTGAGGGTTTCGGTATGTGTTTTCATGTTGAACGCTCTGGAGAAggggaaaaacagaaatgagaaaagaaaaaagttttttcaCAAAGCATATATTGCTCTTCTCAATACTTTCACAGTATTGAAAATATTCAAAgcctgtgcagattcagtgaTTTACACTGAGATTAGCCAAGATTCAgtttccgtttttttttttttaatttttgggagtttttaaaatttctaaATGAACCAACTGTCTCAGGAAATTCACGAGAAAATTCTATCAGTATGTGTCATAGTGATACATCAAGTTCAAATAAAAAGCTTATCTTTTGTCAACAACTGTCTATAAAATACAGATAAACGTATGAGCGAAATATCGACTTTGAATGTCAAGAGATAAGGATAAGTGTTGTTGCATATCCGCCAGACTACTACTTTCACTATTCCTTTGTTTCCAAATGATTACAGTTATTGTTATTATGATCTGTATGGGTCAGCACTTTAAAACTGGTTTGGAAAATCTAACAATTCATGTTTGTTTCTTCTGTTGAACTTACTTGTGAAGATGTCCTACACTTGGCCAGACACAACTCAAAATGATCCTCGACAGCAGTGAAAAGATTCTGGAAACCTTCAGCTGCACGATTCAGGAAGCGCTCAAGAAGAAGTTGCTGAACAAAAATAGAAAGATAAGAAATTGAACATGTACAAAAAACATGTATAGATTTATAATCACTTAGATTTATTATCTCTTCCCATTGCATGCACTGCTTTGCATAAAATGCAAACGCAATATGCAATTTTAAATGATATCTTTGGTTTCAAATGTGTGCATGCAAAGGTTTTGTGAAATGCAGCATGTGGGCAGATAAGCCTTTTCTGATGAAAGTTAAACGCGATGATCCTGAAGGCCCTTGATGTGACAGATTACCTTATCGGGCTGGAGACAGCATGACACGCAATACTCATAGATGCTACAGCATCCATTGGCCAGGCAACTTTTACAAATGTATTGTCTGGTGCTGGGAGCATTGACGTTACAGCAGCCATTAACGAGCAAGTCTTTTCTCTCGCAGACATATCCTGTAAAACATTAATGCAGATTAGGATAGGCACTGGTTACAGGCAACATCAGATGTGTTATCACTGTATGGTGGTGAGTAATAGATTTATTACTCACCAAGTTCGTCTGTAAGCAGTGTCTTGCCCTGGATGGAATTTCTACACTGAGTGATCTGTCGGCTGCTGTTCCCCAGGTTAAAGCGGACTTTCCAGGGGATGCGATGATCTGAATCTCTAACTTCTAAGAGTGTGCGGTCTCGTATGGTCCGCTCCTCCTGAAAAATGCACACATACAAGAAACGGGTCATAGAAAGCTAATGAAGAGCAACATAAATTTCAGAATATGGTTGAGCATATAACCCTATTCTAAATTCACTATATTATTATTCTGACAGATAATAATATCCGTCAATAACAGTAATGTTTCGAGAAACTATAGCCACTGTTTCAACAATGAAGAAGACAAGTAGAGGAAGAAGGCCACAGTGATCAATGTAGCAATACCAAGCAGTAGCAACACCAGgatgaagaaacacatgaagcttgagaaataccaagggctgagAGAAGAGCCAGAGAAGATGTGCAAGGAGAGGGGAACAGTGGCCACTGTGATGATCGGAACACTCTGGGCAGTGAAAAAGCAGATTCCAGGAATGAAAACCGACATCTTTGTCCAGAAAAGTACAGTTCAAGGAAAAGCAAAGTCCTGCACAGCATCACCGTAACCAAACTGAATAGGCACATGAGTCCGCACATGAGCATTGAGGTGTCATTCAGACTGAGTGAGTGTGTGGCTGAATGGTTAGAAAGAGAGCAAAGATGATCTGGACTGAAGAGGTGGAGCTGCCAGAAGGCAGAGTGGTCAGCTCAATGGTATTCATCAgataagataataataataacaataacaataataataatgataataataataataaaactgagAGGGCCACAGGTGCCACTGATGTCAAAATACCTCACAATGCACAGAGTTATTCACCCAAAGGCCATCACCCTGAGGCTTTGTGAGCAACAGCGAGAGGAATAAAGAGGATTAATGAGTGTCAGAGCCACAATCCAGGAGGAAACATGGAGCCTCCATTAATGCATCGGACAGAGAGCCTCCAAGTTAAGCTGCTCTATGAGGTCCTCAGCTGACTGAAGGCAGCTGGTGATGAGGAACAGGAGGAGCTATCATACAAGACCAAGCCCCTACATGGGGTGTACCATCAACAGAtggaggaagtggctgacatcaagaaatcctaccagtggctagAGACTTAAAGGACAGCACAGAGGCTGCTCATGGCATCACAAGAATAGGCCGTAAGCACCAGATCCATAGAGGCAGGAGTCTACCACAGCTGACAGAAGCCAAGCTGCAGACTGTGCAAAGGCGTCCTAGAACTATCCAGCACACAGCGGCAGAATGTAAGATGCAAGAAGGGACAACATACATTGAGAGGACCAATCAAGTGGCTGGGATAGTGTACAGGAATATCTATGCGTATGTGTTTTAGAAGTCTACTAATTCCTGCTGGCTGAGAACTGCAGGGCTAAGACCCTGTGGGATTTTCAAGACAGAGAAGAAGCTGATGGCCAGCCACACAGACAAAGTGGTGGCTGACAAAAAGCAGGAGACTGCAAGTGTCTCTATCGCATAGGACAACAACTTCAGAAAGAAAGCATGAGAAAACTGAGAAGCTGAAGGAACAACTGACGCAGATGTGGAAGGAAAAGTCAAGTGGCCCCAGTGATACGAGCTGTAAGCCCCAAAATTGaagagtggctccagcagactGCAGGCTGACCATCAGAGGcctgtccagaagagtgcagtcataggaacagctaagatcaGAGCCCTCACATTCTCAGGCTgctggtagaggacccaagcttgaggaacacatacacacacaaaacagaaagcacaaacattttaatttagaaatctgtcaaaaaagtGGGCGGAAATTATTGTTTAGATGCTGGTAAAAGTCTGTAATATTAGACCCATCTAAACTTTCAAAAAATAATGCCACAAATTGTGATTATTCAGAAGAATAATTATTTGGACAAGGTAGTAGCTTGGATATAAGTTATTGATACAGCTTCCTACTAATGCGTGAGTGTTTAGTTTCCTATTTAGAATTGGTATGTagtgtgttttttgcttttacaaagaaaagaaaaaaagaaagtgactagatctttttttccctttgcatGTTTTTTCTGTAACCGACTTATCTCAGTGTGAGTTTCTGTACCTGTTTGAGTGTGCTGGTCAGAAAGTAGATGAGGGAGAGTCCAAAGACGACTCCCAGCACCCAGCGTTTTCTCAGTAGCCGCCGTAGCACCATCATAGCATGGCTTGCTTTGGGGAAATGCAAGTGACAGCCCAACACATCAAACCTCCACGGATAGCAGTTCTCTGGCTGTCTTCAATTTTCAGGAATATGAAAGGGCTAACTGCAAATAATGTAAAGCTAGCTCAGCTGGTGTTATAAGAATGCAAATATAGGACATAGACGGAAAATAGCTAACTGTAGCTAACCCATGCTTTAATTCTTAAACTCACAATAGCAACCTTTAAATGTAATGTCTGCTTTGAAACTACTGAATTACGCGCTGGACATGCAAGCTAATAGTGTTTCACTGTAAATGCCAGCTTTGTTAGCCTGCTAGCTAGCTGCCGTCTGCTTTCGGTGTTGCTAGATAAATAATGAGGCGCGATAACCAACAAGCTATGACGCTATTTAATAACGCTTCTTCGTCTCCTCTGTAGATAATAATTCGATAATGTCCAAAATTACGTCTAGTAAGAAGAAACGGTGGGATTTTTTTGTCAGCAAAATCTG
It includes:
- the spring1 gene encoding SREBP regulating gene protein; this translates as MMVLRRLLRKRWVLGVVFGLSLIYFLTSTLKQEERTIRDRTLLEVRDSDHRIPWKVRFNLGNSSRQITQCRNSIQGKTLLTDELGYVCERKDLLVNGCCNVNAPSTRQYICKSCLANGCCSIYEYCVSCCLQPDKQLLLERFLNRAAEGFQNLFTAVEDHFELCLAKCRTSSQSVQHENTYRNPQAKYCYGESPPELLPV
- the LOC116325585 gene encoding uncharacterized protein LOC116325585; protein product: MRRIRMAEYRAGFLKLACIWMAILMYGLDATKKHAGGASCSPKHLTALTESLVNESLRCFDEANGKHLGIWSPGFPELHVQKSSPPNWTKVHCSFLFMYEGLNDILEDQKNNVNPQNISLHKKLQETIERIKMLANCINNIFNSTCSSKPSPPKMPKHVFERKQWSHTLLKAARDYLVWLEKKFVSYVRGRKNGKSKVTKTQPHKYLEGSGYLL